A genomic stretch from Candidatus Omnitrophota bacterium includes:
- the hemC gene encoding hydroxymethylbilane synthase: MRKLRTGTRPSRLALKQVEEIERLFPGIRFKAVTYQTPGDRDKLTPISEIEGSDFFTRDIDRALLRGEIDLAVHSSKDLPQSLTPGLAVAFEAAALSPFDAFISKDGLALKRLPVKSRVGTSSNRRKSQIKVLRPDLQIVDIRGTIEERISLIASGKIDGLIVAHAALIRLGLEKEISEVFPLNVFQTHPKQGSLSIVTREDICAKLRSILLAPARVTGS, encoded by the coding sequence AAGGACAGGCACGCGGCCGAGCCGGCTGGCGTTAAAACAGGTTGAAGAGATAGAAAGATTATTCCCCGGAATAAGATTCAAGGCAGTAACTTATCAGACCCCGGGGGACAGGGATAAACTAACTCCTATTTCCGAGATCGAGGGCTCTGATTTTTTCACCAGGGACATTGACCGGGCGCTTTTGAGGGGAGAGATAGATCTGGCAGTGCACAGCAGCAAGGACTTACCGCAGAGTTTGACGCCGGGTTTGGCGGTCGCCTTTGAGGCCGCGGCCTTAAGCCCCTTTGACGCCTTTATCTCAAAGGACGGGCTGGCATTAAAGAGATTGCCGGTGAAAAGCAGAGTGGGGACCAGCAGTAACAGGAGGAAAAGCCAGATCAAGGTTCTCAGGCCCGACCTTCAAATAGTCGATATCCGCGGCACCATTGAAGAAAGGATATCTCTCATCGCCTCCGGGAAAATAGACGGCCTTATTGTCGCTCACGCGGCTTTGATCCGGCTGGGTTTAGAGAAAGAAATATCGGAGGTATTTCCGCTGAACGTATTTCAGACGCATCCAAAGCAGGGCAGTTTATCAATAGTAACAAGAGAGGATATATGCGCAAAGCTAAGGTCTATCTTATTGGCGCCGGCCCGGGTGACTGGGAGCTGA